TCCTAAGATTGTAGTTCTGGCGAAGTTCTCCAAGGGCAGCTTTCTGCCAGCCGAGGCGGAAAGCCTGACGGTAGAGGGAGTCAAGGTTATTCAGGAGGAGGTGAGTTTGAAATGAAGGAAGCCTTTGTTGTCGTCGTTATGATGGTTATGTTTCTGCCAGTTGTCGCGAACTCCACGCCGGTCAGCTGTCAGCAAGCGTACGATCATTACTTCCTGCAATGGGGGCTTAATGCCCAGTGTCTCCATGATCTCTTCTGGGATTTCGTGGCCGACATCGGACTAGAGAACTACTTCAACCAATATAACTAGCCAATCTCTGGTTCGCGACCAACCAGGTCGGATTACCGGAAGTGAGGTTTGTCTCTTGGACCCCCACTTCCTGTTTTTGAATCGCAGGAACAATGTGCGCCAGACAACGCACCTGTTTTGGCGATGACTCTGCGCACAGCCGGATCAGAGGGGCCGGTTCCGATAGAAACCGCCGCGCATCTGCCCATGCCTTCCTTGCGCCTTGACAAATAACACGTTGTCACGCTTTCAACTTTCCAGCCGATAGATTGAATAGGGTCTATTTGCATGGGCCCAACGGGCTATTTTTGCGTCAAATCAACCGGCAGATATCGGAGGTATCAGACATGACTGAGAACCGAATATTCCTGGTCCCTGTCTTTCTCCTTGTGATGCTGTCTCTCTGCGGAAGCGTTACGTCCGAAGCCGAGGAGAGTGGGAGGGCGATAGCCGGAGAAGAACTCCTCTTTCGGGGAGTCAAGGTCGTAGCCGCCTCAAAGTATGAACAGAGCCTGACTGACGCTCCTTCCTCCGTGACTATCATCACTGACAGCGACATAAGGAACTATGGCTGCCAGACCCTTGCGGATGTTCTCAGGGATGTGGCCGGATTCGATGCCATCTACGACAGAAACTATGAGTACGTCGGAGTAAGAGGGTTTGCCCGGTTGGGTGACTACTCCACAAGAATCCTGCTTCTCATGAACGGCCATGTCATGAACGACAACTGGATAGGTTCGAACCTGATAGGGACTGACTCCGGGATCGACCTTGACCTTGTGAAGAGGATAGAGATTGTCAGGGGCCCGGGCTCTGCACTCTATGGAACCAATGCCTTCTTTGCCGTTGTCAATGTCATCACCTACGGGGTTGAAGATTTACAGGGACTCAAGCTGTCGAATGAGACCGGCAGTTTTGGCATGAAGAAAGGTATCTTGATTGGTGGAAAGAACTTTGGAAACGGCCTTCGGGCCATAGGCTCCCTATCACTGATGGATACAAAGGGAGACGACTTGTATTTCGAAGAATACGATGGGCTGGTTGGCGACGGTATTACCCGCGGCGCTGATTACGACCGCTCAAAGTCGTTTCTCGGGCAAATTTCCTATGGAGAGGTCTCCATATTCGCAAAACTGTCGTCGAGGACCAAGGGAGTCCCAACGGGCTCCTACGAAACGACGTTCGGTGATGACCGCACACGAACCATTGATGGCAGGAACTTTGTTGAGATGAACGTGGTCCATCCCATCAGTGCCGACAAAGGGATATCGGGCAAGCTCTACTATGACAACATGGTGTACAAAGGCCTCTGGATTTATGCGGATGAACCCGGTCATTACTTTAGCGAAGAGGGGGCCTGGGGTGATTGGATAGGAGTTGAGAGCAATTACACCTGGGACATTGCTCGTGGGAACAGATTGACCCTGGGAGGAGAGTACCAACGGCATCGACTGAAGACCGCCTTGAACTATCTTGACCAGGACCGCCGCCGGGTTGACGGCCTTCCTGACGGACGTTACTCGTACAGTTTCTGGGCACTCTGCCTTCAGCAGGAGCTAAGGCTCAGGGGTAATCTGAACATAACCGTGGGCTGCCATTATGATGATTATCCTGTTTTTGGAGGCGTTGCCGATCCGAGGGCGGCCTTTATCTACAAGCCGTTTCGTCAGAGTACAGTCAAACTTCTGTATGGAGAAGCATTCAGAGCCCCGAGCATCTACGAAAAATACTATACAGACGAAATGACCCAGATTGGAAACGACGGATTGGATCCTGAGAAAGTCAGGACCTGGGAAGGAATATGGGAGCAGTGGATCGGAAAATCCGTAAACGGACAGCTCTCTCTCTACCACAACTCGATATACCATCTCATCAATCAAG
The DNA window shown above is from Candidatus Eisenbacteria bacterium and carries:
- a CDS encoding TonB-dependent receptor gives rise to the protein MTENRIFLVPVFLLVMLSLCGSVTSEAEESGRAIAGEELLFRGVKVVAASKYEQSLTDAPSSVTIITDSDIRNYGCQTLADVLRDVAGFDAIYDRNYEYVGVRGFARLGDYSTRILLLMNGHVMNDNWIGSNLIGTDSGIDLDLVKRIEIVRGPGSALYGTNAFFAVVNVITYGVEDLQGLKLSNETGSFGMKKGILIGGKNFGNGLRAIGSLSLMDTKGDDLYFEEYDGLVGDGITRGADYDRSKSFLGQISYGEVSIFAKLSSRTKGVPTGSYETTFGDDRTRTIDGRNFVEMNVVHPISADKGISGKLYYDNMVYKGLWIYADEPGHYFSEEGAWGDWIGVESNYTWDIARGNRLTLGGEYQRHRLKTALNYLDQDRRRVDGLPDGRYSYSFWALCLQQELRLRGNLNITVGCHYDDYPVFGGVADPRAAFIYKPFRQSTVKLLYGEAFRAPSIYEKYYTDEMTQIGNDGLDPEKVRTWEGIWEQWIGKSVNGQLSLYHNSIYHLINQVMTPDSMLQYQNSSAIVSQGIELSLRWRFGNGWEGFASSALQNSKDREADEKLANVPVAMATAGIVIPIHGDKLKISLKENYSDKRKGKRPDIDIDPYYITTVGILSRGMVRNLELSLTCHNLFDQEYYNAAGDEHLGDKIRQDGRVLRFKLSYLLK